One region of Brachybacterium saurashtrense genomic DNA includes:
- a CDS encoding MFS transporter — protein sequence MIPDPSALTPLVRRKPLLAVLLAPLFMALIAVSVINVALTAIGESLAADTGDLQWVISGYALAFGMLLVPAGRAGDATGRRRMFIVGVGVFTLGSLLSGLAPSAEMLNLARILQGLGSGLLNPQTVALIQQHFRGQDRARAFALLATTVAVATAVGPVVGGALIQILGPDRGWRWMFLMNIPIGVVAIIGAFKYIPDDRARGKGRPDLDPVGAVLLCLAILGIMLPFLERGVSVLVWMSFPAGLLVLGIWWVWERRYRGRGRSPMVDTAIFANRAFRNGILIVSVYFLGATSVWIIVPLFLQMHLGHTPFEASLMGIPSSIAAAISSQISGRYVLTFGRRMVIVGFAVAFAGLFGTAVLAGFVESGMLAFWWLAAPLTLMGLSQGMTISPNQTLTLNSVDPRFGGVAGGILQLGQRTGAAIGTAMIPGIIFALTEGGTAWLEAFVIALTIIMALTLAAMGVSFADRAREKAGKGAL from the coding sequence GTGATCCCCGACCCCAGCGCGCTGACCCCACTGGTGCGTCGCAAGCCTCTCCTCGCCGTCCTCCTCGCACCGCTGTTCATGGCCCTGATCGCCGTGAGCGTCATCAACGTGGCCCTCACCGCGATCGGCGAGAGCCTCGCGGCGGATACGGGCGATCTGCAGTGGGTGATCTCCGGCTACGCGCTCGCCTTCGGGATGCTGCTGGTGCCGGCCGGTCGGGCGGGGGACGCCACCGGCAGGCGCCGCATGTTCATCGTCGGGGTGGGGGTGTTCACCCTCGGCTCCCTGCTCTCCGGTCTCGCCCCGAGCGCGGAGATGCTCAACCTCGCCCGGATCCTCCAGGGCCTCGGCTCCGGCCTGCTGAACCCGCAGACGGTCGCCCTCATCCAGCAGCACTTCCGCGGCCAGGACAGGGCCCGGGCCTTCGCCCTGCTGGCCACCACCGTCGCGGTCGCCACCGCCGTCGGCCCCGTCGTGGGCGGCGCCCTCATCCAGATCCTCGGCCCGGACCGGGGCTGGCGCTGGATGTTCCTCATGAACATCCCCATCGGCGTGGTCGCGATCATCGGCGCGTTCAAGTACATCCCGGACGACAGGGCTCGCGGTAAGGGCCGCCCGGACCTCGACCCCGTGGGCGCGGTGCTGCTGTGCCTGGCGATCCTGGGGATCATGCTGCCCTTCCTCGAGCGGGGCGTGAGCGTGCTGGTGTGGATGTCCTTCCCCGCGGGTCTGCTGGTGCTGGGCATCTGGTGGGTGTGGGAGCGCCGCTACAGGGGCCGTGGCCGCAGCCCGATGGTGGACACCGCCATCTTCGCCAACCGGGCCTTCCGCAACGGCATCCTCATCGTTTCGGTGTACTTCCTCGGCGCCACCAGCGTGTGGATCATCGTGCCGCTGTTCCTGCAGATGCACCTGGGGCACACCCCCTTCGAGGCCTCGCTGATGGGCATCCCCTCCTCGATCGCGGCGGCGATCAGCTCCCAGATCTCCGGCCGCTACGTGCTCACCTTCGGGCGGCGCATGGTGATCGTGGGCTTCGCCGTCGCGTTCGCGGGACTGTTCGGCACGGCCGTGCTGGCCGGATTCGTGGAGAGCGGCATGCTCGCCTTCTGGTGGCTGGCCGCGCCGCTGACGCTGATGGGCCTCAGCCAGGGCATGACCATCTCCCCGAACCAGACCCTCACCCTGAACTCCGTGGATCCGCGCTTCGGCGGGGTGGCCGGCGGCATCCTGCAGCTGGGCCAGCGCACCGGCGCCGCGATCGGCACCGCCATGATCCCCGGCATCATCTTCGCGCTAACCGAGGGCGGGACCGCCTGGCTCGAGGCCTTCGTCATCGCGCTGACGATCATCATGGCGCTCACCCTCGCGGCGATGGGCGTGAGCTTCGCCGACCGTGCACGGGAGAAGGCGGGCAAGGGCGCGCTGTGA
- a CDS encoding M48 family metallopeptidase — translation MSQPPYGPPPASLAGTADVPPHGTDTPGGPTVFNGTTSHGLWGQRAIRHPWEMPLLWVGISLTALAYAAWWTLIIATLILQLLEGGETVASLWQFVAFLPFFFQLAFTLPLAPLLIWWFRAMTYARLRASAVRMSPTQFPEGYRMVVEAAQQFGLRRVPDAYVQMGNGVINAFASGHGFRRFVIVHSDLFEVGGATRDPEALRFVIGHEVGHLAAGHVSYFRILFTTVIRMIPILGPALSRAQEYTADNFGYSYAPSGAPGVMGVLSGGKYLNAEVNVNELADRAATDPSFFVHWANAVASHPVITWRAHALRDRSRPGAMFIRPAGALFRSPLPPGHVWSSRYPAPRDAMAMLDAADARRPEGAGGQFGRFSGIDYADRPPMRAIQTAAPLLSDRSTYVIPAGPYRDDARWPHTDRSQSPF, via the coding sequence ATGAGCCAACCGCCGTACGGCCCGCCGCCGGCGTCACTCGCGGGCACGGCCGATGTGCCGCCACACGGGACGGACACCCCAGGCGGGCCCACCGTCTTCAACGGCACGACCTCCCACGGCCTGTGGGGGCAGAGAGCGATTCGCCACCCCTGGGAGATGCCCCTCCTCTGGGTGGGGATCTCGCTCACGGCGCTCGCGTACGCCGCCTGGTGGACACTCATCATCGCGACTCTGATCCTTCAGCTGCTCGAGGGCGGGGAGACCGTCGCGAGCCTCTGGCAGTTCGTGGCGTTCCTGCCCTTCTTCTTCCAGCTGGCCTTCACCCTGCCTCTGGCTCCACTGCTCATCTGGTGGTTCCGGGCGATGACGTATGCCCGGCTGCGTGCCTCGGCGGTGCGCATGAGCCCCACTCAGTTCCCCGAGGGATACAGGATGGTGGTGGAAGCGGCTCAGCAGTTCGGCCTCCGACGCGTCCCCGACGCCTACGTGCAGATGGGGAACGGTGTGATCAACGCCTTCGCCTCGGGCCATGGGTTCCGGCGCTTCGTCATCGTCCACTCCGACCTGTTCGAGGTGGGCGGCGCCACGCGTGACCCGGAGGCTCTGCGCTTCGTGATCGGACACGAGGTCGGCCACCTCGCCGCCGGCCACGTCTCGTACTTCCGGATCCTCTTCACCACCGTGATCCGGATGATCCCGATCCTGGGTCCGGCACTCTCTCGGGCCCAGGAATACACCGCGGACAACTTCGGCTATTCCTATGCTCCGAGTGGAGCTCCCGGTGTGATGGGGGTGCTCTCCGGGGGGAAGTACCTCAACGCCGAAGTCAACGTCAATGAACTCGCGGACCGCGCAGCGACGGATCCGAGCTTCTTCGTGCACTGGGCGAACGCGGTGGCCTCCCACCCGGTGATCACCTGGCGGGCCCATGCCCTGCGCGATCGCTCCCGGCCCGGTGCGATGTTCATCCGTCCTGCGGGTGCTCTGTTCCGCTCACCGCTTCCGCCGGGTCACGTGTGGTCCTCGCGATACCCGGCGCCGCGCGACGCGATGGCGATGCTCGATGCGGCCGATGCCCGCCGGCCCGAAGGCGCTGGCGGTCAGTTCGGGCGCTTCTCCGGTATCGACTACGCCGACCGGCCCCCGATGCGCGCGATCCAGACTGCGGCGCCCCTGCTTTCGGATCGCAGCACCTATGTGATCCCGGCCGGTCCGTACCGGGACGACGCTCGATGGCCGCACACCGACCGGTCGCAGAGCCCCTTCTGA
- a CDS encoding VanZ family protein, translating to MPRPAGDRAPATPLPRTVTAAALAVLLLYPVAAGVLLLTSDGWAVNRANVRVWILVTDLVGMRERISPEQFAALANVALFVPFFAALAVLRPSWWWVLLGAAASTAVELYQGSLGSRIQDPGDILANTLGAALGVALGMLLRRRVLRRAGARRPGREPSRLSAAAGAPGAPTTPDAPPAHSADGPDGGPDDRD from the coding sequence ATGCCCCGTCCTGCCGGCGACCGCGCGCCCGCCACGCCCCTGCCCCGCACCGTGACGGCGGCGGCGCTGGCGGTGCTGCTGCTGTACCCGGTGGCGGCGGGGGTGCTGCTGCTCACCAGCGACGGCTGGGCGGTGAACCGCGCGAACGTGCGGGTGTGGATCCTCGTCACCGACCTGGTGGGGATGCGGGAGCGGATCTCCCCGGAGCAGTTCGCGGCCCTCGCCAACGTGGCGCTGTTCGTGCCCTTCTTCGCCGCGCTCGCGGTGCTGCGCCCGAGCTGGTGGTGGGTGCTGCTCGGGGCGGCGGCCTCCACCGCGGTGGAGCTCTACCAGGGCTCCCTCGGCTCCCGGATCCAGGACCCCGGGGACATCCTCGCCAACACCCTCGGTGCGGCGCTCGGGGTCGCGCTGGGGATGCTGCTGCGCCGCCGCGTGCTACGCCGTGCCGGGGCCCGTCGGCCCGGCCGCGAACCCTCCCGGCTCAGCGCCGCAGCTGGCGCCCCAGGCGCGCCCACCACTCCCGACGCACCTCCCGCGCACTCGGCGGACGGCCCAGACGGAGGCCCAGATGATCGCGATTGA
- a CDS encoding nucleotidyltransferase family protein yields MNSPVQVPATTRLRLAHGCLDHLARRAEVRVLHLKGVALDPSLAEGRAPSTDCDVLVEPYRAQQFCDVLAAHGWHRVTSFAHGSVFGHAATFHHEVWGTVDVHRSFPGLEDDPAQSFERLWRGREHTPLGGRDCPVPDLTAQRLLLLVHAARDAMGRARHDVRVSWTEVDADGRAAVEALAAELGAQVPLALATGRPERAAGGRDEHLWRAVHRRAAPSEVWRARLRDARGMRERARILLQATQVNRDHLGLRLGRPPSAREVRREWWARLGRQLRR; encoded by the coding sequence ATGAACTCCCCCGTGCAGGTGCCCGCGACGACGCGCCTTCGCCTCGCGCACGGGTGTCTGGACCATCTTGCCCGACGGGCCGAGGTGCGGGTCCTCCATCTCAAGGGCGTGGCCCTGGATCCGTCCCTCGCCGAGGGGCGCGCCCCGTCCACGGACTGCGACGTGCTCGTGGAGCCGTACCGGGCGCAGCAGTTCTGCGACGTGCTCGCGGCGCACGGCTGGCACCGCGTCACCTCCTTCGCGCACGGCAGCGTGTTCGGCCACGCCGCGACCTTCCACCACGAGGTGTGGGGCACGGTGGACGTGCACCGCAGCTTCCCGGGGCTCGAGGACGATCCGGCGCAGTCGTTCGAGAGGCTGTGGCGCGGCCGCGAGCACACGCCCCTCGGCGGCCGGGACTGCCCGGTCCCGGACCTCACGGCGCAGCGCCTGCTGCTGCTGGTCCACGCCGCCCGGGACGCGATGGGACGAGCGCGACACGACGTGCGTGTCTCCTGGACCGAGGTGGACGCCGACGGGCGCGCCGCGGTGGAGGCTCTGGCCGCGGAGCTCGGGGCGCAGGTGCCGCTGGCGCTCGCGACCGGGCGCCCGGAGCGGGCCGCGGGCGGGCGGGACGAGCACCTGTGGCGGGCGGTGCACCGCCGGGCGGCACCGTCCGAGGTGTGGCGGGCCCGGCTGCGGGACGCACGCGGCATGCGTGAGCGCGCACGGATCCTGCTGCAGGCCACGCAGGTCAATCGCGATCATCTGGGCCTCCGTCTGGGCCGTCCGCCGAGTGCGCGGGAGGTGCGTCGGGAGTGGTGGGCGCGCCTGGGGCGCCAGCTGCGGCGCTGA
- a CDS encoding acyltransferase family protein — MDRLPGTRRSAEIDIFRGIAVIGVVFSHTVDGLLSAGALPEGSALHQFNDWFYGFRMPAIALVLGLFLSYGAEKYGTATYIARRAVFAVYMYLLWYVIQMGAELATSPWKNTPVTLEDALRIWAPPAHLWFIPYIAVSAAVIALVAPWRRAPWLTLPLLLAASTATWGWGPDLWGMRGLALVGFSAVGAVIGMRRMSTVLTTRAVPVVLVGAAALLLAIPFFGMDLVAASVPASPEQLAAGRASWLPPSVALSWLGQFILAGLAVALGAIPRVREAFALVGRSTLQIYLAHIIVIAGLRIVLMRLGVDSLAVLVPTLLVAGVVIPLLAERILRPTPLRYVFEMPAAWLPGAAATARRLSEPVHRPRSG, encoded by the coding sequence ATGGACCGCCTCCCGGGCACCCGCCGCAGTGCCGAGATCGACATCTTCCGCGGCATCGCGGTGATCGGCGTCGTGTTCAGCCATACGGTGGACGGCCTTCTCAGCGCGGGAGCGCTGCCGGAAGGATCAGCCCTCCACCAGTTCAACGACTGGTTCTACGGCTTCCGGATGCCGGCGATCGCCCTGGTGCTGGGCCTGTTCCTCTCCTACGGCGCGGAGAAGTACGGCACCGCCACCTACATCGCCCGGCGCGCCGTGTTCGCGGTGTACATGTATCTGCTCTGGTACGTCATCCAGATGGGTGCGGAGCTGGCGACGTCGCCGTGGAAGAACACTCCTGTCACCCTCGAGGACGCGCTGCGGATCTGGGCGCCGCCCGCCCATCTCTGGTTCATCCCCTACATCGCCGTCTCCGCCGCGGTGATCGCGCTGGTGGCACCCTGGCGCCGCGCCCCGTGGCTCACGCTGCCGCTTCTGCTGGCGGCGAGCACCGCCACCTGGGGGTGGGGGCCGGACCTGTGGGGGATGAGGGGCCTGGCGCTGGTGGGCTTCAGCGCCGTGGGCGCGGTGATCGGGATGCGGCGGATGAGCACCGTGCTCACCACCCGGGCGGTGCCGGTGGTGCTGGTGGGCGCGGCCGCGCTGCTGCTCGCGATCCCGTTCTTCGGGATGGACCTGGTCGCCGCCTCCGTGCCGGCCTCCCCGGAGCAGCTCGCCGCCGGTCGCGCCTCCTGGCTCCCGCCCTCCGTGGCCCTGAGCTGGCTGGGACAGTTCATCCTCGCCGGCCTCGCCGTCGCACTGGGCGCGATCCCGCGAGTGCGGGAGGCGTTCGCACTGGTGGGCCGCAGCACCTTGCAGATCTACCTCGCGCACATCATCGTCATCGCCGGCCTGCGGATCGTGCTGATGCGGCTCGGCGTGGACTCGCTCGCGGTGCTGGTGCCCACCCTGCTGGTCGCCGGCGTGGTGATCCCCCTGCTCGCGGAGCGGATCCTGCGCCCCACGCCGCTGCGGTACGTGTTCGAGATGCCGGCCGCCTGGCTGCCGGGCGCCGCCGCGACAGCCAGGCGGCTCTCGGAGCCGGTGCACCGCCCGCGGAGCGGATGA
- a CDS encoding choice-of-anchor G family protein: MSDSSHGTFRRRTLVAGAAWSVPVVAFGTATPAMAASPGECDPEGTLYDATGTGKLLSGSIAGVDLDNVASVDGATASVDASTPAEAEATNPLQATVLNSIQLGLTGLADTLSDILDFNTDTGVLNQYGYAHEDGTVRGASGAVADNGTIRLEPGEGWPELATLQLSEVVEEIGGSAASDFLSLVADADLSIGAVAGRTAFNSLCNPPVDLERDYLVAYLKTILTSPTIGATVETVNATLDGLTSGLVDTLNDLPALGLLASVDSLSLSLDTAQTPAGTGRPVQIALENPATVTVDLGALLGGAYSGTTASPWLNSLAPNTRLFVDAPLPADAAAIQAGVLTEALLDAIRIDIQLDVLLSLVDVTVTGSVGDLVSGEATVEPELLGLTSAILTSIGTVIREAILEAGALTPITSAVTALLQSLFTILEDVVVLTLNAQNQEPGAVPDDLAALPDGQYDVAALHIGALDAAGLDLLDVLLGRGSGGPNTVRA, from the coding sequence ATGTCCGATTCTTCGCACGGCACCTTCAGGCGCCGTACCCTCGTCGCCGGAGCCGCCTGGTCCGTGCCCGTGGTCGCCTTCGGCACGGCCACGCCCGCCATGGCGGCCAGCCCGGGCGAGTGCGACCCCGAGGGGACCCTCTACGACGCGACGGGCACCGGCAAGCTCCTCAGCGGCTCGATCGCCGGTGTCGATCTCGACAACGTCGCCTCCGTCGACGGTGCCACCGCTTCCGTCGATGCGTCGACGCCGGCCGAGGCCGAGGCGACCAACCCTCTCCAAGCCACCGTTCTGAACTCGATCCAGCTCGGGCTCACCGGACTCGCGGACACGCTCTCGGACATCCTCGACTTCAACACCGACACCGGCGTGCTGAACCAGTACGGCTACGCCCACGAGGACGGCACCGTCCGAGGAGCAAGCGGCGCGGTCGCCGACAACGGCACGATCCGTCTCGAGCCCGGGGAGGGCTGGCCGGAGCTCGCCACCCTGCAGCTCAGCGAGGTCGTGGAGGAGATCGGGGGCAGCGCGGCGAGCGACTTCCTCTCCCTGGTCGCCGACGCCGACCTGTCCATCGGTGCTGTCGCCGGCCGCACCGCCTTCAACTCGCTGTGCAACCCGCCCGTCGATCTCGAGCGCGACTACCTGGTCGCCTACCTGAAGACGATCCTCACGTCGCCGACGATCGGGGCGACCGTCGAGACCGTCAACGCGACCCTGGACGGCCTGACCTCCGGGCTGGTCGACACGCTCAACGACCTTCCTGCCCTCGGTCTGCTGGCATCGGTGGACTCGCTGAGCCTCAGCCTCGACACCGCGCAGACTCCCGCGGGCACCGGGCGTCCGGTGCAGATCGCGCTCGAGAACCCCGCGACCGTCACGGTGGACCTCGGCGCCCTGCTCGGCGGGGCGTACTCGGGGACGACCGCCTCCCCATGGCTGAACAGCCTCGCGCCCAACACCCGCCTGTTCGTCGACGCTCCGCTGCCCGCCGATGCGGCGGCGATCCAGGCAGGGGTGCTCACCGAGGCGCTCCTGGACGCGATCAGGATCGACATCCAGCTGGACGTCCTGCTGTCGCTCGTGGATGTCACCGTCACAGGAAGCGTCGGAGACCTGGTCAGCGGGGAGGCGACGGTCGAACCCGAACTCCTCGGGCTCACCAGTGCGATCCTGACCTCCATCGGCACGGTGATCAGGGAGGCGATCCTCGAAGCAGGTGCGCTCACGCCGATCACCTCGGCGGTCACCGCGCTGCTGCAGAGCCTCTTCACGATCCTCGAGGACGTGGTGGTGCTGACGCTCAACGCTCAGAACCAGGAGCCGGGTGCCGTGCCCGACGACCTCGCCGCCCTGCCCGACGGGCAGTACGACGTCGCCGCCCTGCACATCGGTGCGCTCGACGCCGCCGGACTGGACCTGCTGGACGTGCTCCTTGGGCGCGGCAGCGGAGGCCCGAACACCGTGCGCGCCTGA
- a CDS encoding PqqD family peptide modification chaperone produces MTRYRLGEVVAERDGEGLWVGALPDGPIGRLDGVGVLVLEVLADGEPHRVDQIVEELRRDVMGMPADAEAVIAEFLRDLAARGVVAAEPTDGGGR; encoded by the coding sequence GTGACCCGGTACCGGCTGGGCGAGGTGGTCGCCGAGCGCGACGGGGAGGGCCTCTGGGTGGGGGCGCTGCCCGACGGCCCGATCGGCAGGCTCGACGGGGTGGGCGTGCTGGTGCTCGAGGTGCTCGCCGACGGAGAGCCGCACCGGGTCGACCAGATCGTCGAGGAGCTGCGCCGCGACGTGATGGGGATGCCCGCCGACGCCGAGGCGGTGATCGCGGAGTTCCTGCGCGATCTCGCGGCGCGGGGCGTCGTGGCGGCGGAGCCGACGGACGGCGGCGGACGATGA
- the manA gene encoding mannose-6-phosphate isomerase, class I, whose translation MWELDSRLQHYAWGSPSAIPEFLGRPADGAPWAEAWFGAHPLAPSALSTGVDLDRAISADPHRLLGDGVRRAFGDRLPYLLKVIAPETPLSLQVHPSREHAAESFAAETAAGLALDSPLRNYRDDNHKPEMLVALTDFTALCGFRTPRRAAGILEGLDTDLTDRLHHLLVTNPTAHGMRAAFRTLVATSMRPAPEAVAAVVEACRVRHAAGGSPSPRIDRTVALLADHHPGDPGVVAALLLNPVTLRAGEALFVPAGTLHAYLHGVGLEIMAASDNVLRAGLTGKKVDADEMLQCVSVAAAPPLRVAPERQNPTTVAYYAPVDDFELSLTRLQDPPGTFRGRHPIPGTGPRTLLGLEGEMLVETDAGRHVLGAGRALFVPAADGPLRAGGTGAFVQASVP comes from the coding sequence ATGTGGGAGCTCGATAGCCGCCTGCAGCACTACGCCTGGGGGTCGCCCAGCGCGATCCCCGAATTCCTGGGGCGCCCGGCCGACGGCGCACCGTGGGCGGAGGCCTGGTTCGGAGCGCACCCGCTGGCACCCTCCGCGCTCTCCACCGGCGTAGACCTGGACCGCGCCATCTCCGCGGATCCGCACCGCCTGCTGGGCGACGGCGTGCGGCGCGCCTTCGGCGACCGCCTGCCCTACCTGCTGAAGGTGATCGCCCCTGAGACGCCGCTGTCACTGCAGGTCCATCCCAGCCGCGAGCACGCCGCGGAGTCCTTCGCCGCGGAGACCGCCGCCGGGCTCGCCCTCGACTCCCCGCTGCGCAACTACCGCGACGACAACCACAAGCCCGAGATGCTGGTGGCGCTCACGGACTTCACCGCGCTGTGCGGCTTCCGCACCCCGCGCCGGGCCGCGGGCATCCTCGAGGGCCTCGACACCGACCTCACCGACCGCCTCCACCACCTGCTGGTCACCAATCCCACCGCGCACGGGATGCGCGCCGCGTTCCGCACCCTGGTCGCCACCTCGATGCGGCCCGCTCCCGAGGCGGTCGCGGCCGTGGTGGAGGCCTGCCGGGTCCGGCACGCCGCGGGCGGCTCGCCCTCGCCGCGGATCGATCGCACCGTGGCGCTGCTGGCCGATCACCATCCCGGGGACCCGGGCGTGGTGGCGGCCCTGCTGCTGAACCCGGTCACGCTCCGGGCGGGGGAGGCGCTGTTCGTCCCCGCCGGCACGCTCCACGCCTACCTCCACGGGGTGGGCCTGGAGATCATGGCGGCCAGCGACAACGTGCTGCGTGCGGGCCTGACCGGGAAGAAGGTGGACGCGGACGAGATGCTGCAGTGCGTGAGCGTCGCCGCCGCGCCCCCGCTGCGCGTCGCCCCGGAGCGGCAGAACCCCACCACCGTCGCCTACTACGCTCCGGTGGACGACTTCGAGCTGTCCCTCACCCGACTGCAGGACCCGCCCGGCACCTTCCGCGGACGCCACCCGATCCCGGGCACCGGCCCCCGCACGCTGCTGGGCCTGGAAGGAGAGATGCTGGTGGAGACCGACGCCGGCAGGCACGTGCTCGGCGCGGGACGGGCGCTGTTCGTCCCCGCCGCCGATGGTCCGCTCCGCGCCGGGGGCACCGGCGCCTTCGTGCAGGCGAGCGTCCCGTGA
- a CDS encoding aldehyde dehydrogenase family protein, with product MSTDPHRPAPHTPDEPHRTQILADVAALKDSFAAGTTRGIDARLAQLEALRRGLRREEPRLARALAEDLGKSRTESALTEIGVVSQEIAHVQKHLRSWLRPQRLSLGPMLAPASGALHREPLGTTLLIAPWNYPVNLTLAPLIAAIAGGNTVLVKPSEVAPATSSALAHLLRTHLDPGWVRVVEGGVEETTLLLEQRFDLIFYTGNGAVGRVVARAAAEHLTPTVLELGGKSPVFVDEGVDLAVAARRIVWGKFTNAGQTCIAPDYLMATPHTLECLRPHLRRAVRALYGARPERSPDYGRMVSERHFDRVRALIDDETAIVGGTTGADRGSRFLPPTILDGADWGDPVMGEEIFGPVLPLLAVSGPDEAIARIRERDKPLTAYVFSSRRAVEERFAAETSSGSLALGLTLAHVGTPGMPFGGVGESGMGAYHGRTGVEAFTHAKPVVRKPLRPDTLRLVYPPRGRVRRALLRRLMR from the coding sequence ATGTCCACGGACCCGCACCGCCCCGCCCCGCACACGCCGGACGAACCCCACCGCACGCAGATCCTCGCCGACGTCGCCGCGCTGAAGGACTCCTTCGCCGCCGGCACCACCCGGGGGATCGACGCGCGCCTGGCCCAGCTCGAGGCGCTGCGCCGCGGCCTGCGCCGGGAGGAGCCGCGCCTGGCGCGGGCGCTCGCCGAGGATCTCGGCAAGTCCCGCACCGAGAGCGCGCTCACCGAGATCGGGGTGGTCTCCCAGGAGATCGCGCACGTGCAGAAGCATCTGCGCTCCTGGCTGCGGCCGCAGCGCCTCTCCCTGGGCCCCATGCTCGCCCCCGCCTCCGGGGCGCTGCATCGTGAGCCGTTGGGCACCACGCTGCTCATCGCGCCGTGGAACTACCCGGTGAACCTCACCCTCGCCCCGCTGATCGCCGCGATCGCGGGCGGGAACACGGTGCTGGTCAAGCCCAGCGAGGTCGCGCCCGCCACCTCGTCCGCCCTCGCGCACCTGCTGCGCACCCACCTGGACCCCGGCTGGGTGCGGGTGGTCGAAGGCGGCGTGGAGGAGACCACGCTCCTGCTCGAGCAGCGCTTCGACCTGATCTTCTACACCGGCAACGGCGCGGTGGGCCGGGTCGTGGCCCGCGCCGCCGCGGAGCATCTCACCCCCACCGTGCTCGAGCTGGGCGGGAAGTCCCCCGTGTTCGTGGACGAGGGCGTGGACCTCGCCGTCGCCGCCCGCCGCATCGTGTGGGGCAAGTTCACCAACGCGGGGCAGACCTGCATCGCCCCGGACTACCTCATGGCCACCCCGCACACCCTCGAGTGCCTGCGCCCCCACCTGCGCCGGGCCGTGCGCGCGCTGTACGGGGCGCGCCCCGAGCGCAGCCCCGACTACGGCCGGATGGTCAGCGAGCGCCACTTCGACCGCGTCCGCGCCCTGATCGACGACGAGACGGCGATCGTGGGCGGCACCACGGGGGCGGATCGCGGCTCCCGCTTCCTCCCGCCCACGATCCTGGACGGTGCGGACTGGGGCGATCCGGTGATGGGGGAGGAGATCTTCGGCCCCGTGCTGCCGTTGCTGGCCGTCTCCGGCCCCGACGAGGCGATCGCCCGCATCCGCGAGCGGGACAAGCCCCTGACCGCCTACGTCTTCTCCTCGCGCCGTGCGGTCGAGGAACGGTTCGCGGCGGAGACCTCCTCCGGCTCCCTCGCCCTGGGGCTCACCCTCGCCCACGTGGGCACTCCCGGCATGCCCTTCGGCGGGGTGGGGGAGTCCGGCATGGGCGCGTACCACGGGCGCACCGGCGTGGAGGCGTTCACCCACGCCAAGCCCGTGGTGAGGAAACCCCTCCGGCCGGACACGCTGCGCCTGGTGTACCCGCCGCGCGGCCGGGTGCGGCGCGCGCTGCTGCGCCGGCTCATGCGCTGA
- a CDS encoding AraC family transcriptional regulator yields MSTLVDASYLGASGLRDVPDDRFHALSPRAFAMHRRERSFEGVSVVRLHGTAIEFRNDGAEDEVDGVEFVFVTPHPDVAPEAGQEISRIEYIPTWVNHRRRLREDACYLVIRAGRDALTGIVPQLPAEPRHIPVRGTLTRATHAFASSLLDHSDSLTAVESYATGQLLTEMVGAMILDRFGFGLGPDAETTTASARLRDQATAVIAQRRADPALGVEEIATSVLVSPRSLQAAFAEVSTTVSAQIRQQRAALAAHLLTSSRYQVLSIDEIAREAGFGSTLSMRRALQDLYGATPSQLRRDGRAGAPH; encoded by the coding sequence ATGAGCACGCTCGTCGACGCCTCCTACCTCGGGGCTTCAGGTCTGCGGGACGTCCCTGACGACCGGTTCCATGCCCTCTCGCCGCGCGCCTTCGCGATGCATCGTCGCGAACGCTCCTTCGAGGGCGTCTCCGTGGTGCGCCTGCACGGCACCGCGATCGAGTTCCGCAACGACGGCGCGGAGGACGAGGTCGACGGCGTCGAGTTCGTGTTCGTCACCCCTCACCCGGACGTCGCCCCGGAGGCCGGCCAGGAGATCTCCCGCATCGAGTACATCCCCACCTGGGTGAACCATCGTCGCCGACTTCGTGAGGACGCGTGCTACCTCGTGATCCGCGCCGGACGGGACGCCCTGACGGGGATCGTGCCGCAGCTTCCTGCAGAGCCGCGGCACATTCCCGTGCGCGGCACGCTCACCCGAGCCACCCACGCCTTCGCCTCCTCGCTGCTCGATCATTCCGACTCCCTCACCGCCGTCGAGAGCTATGCGACGGGCCAGCTGCTCACCGAGATGGTCGGGGCGATGATCCTGGATCGATTCGGTTTCGGCCTCGGCCCGGACGCGGAGACCACCACGGCCTCCGCCCGCCTGCGCGATCAGGCCACCGCCGTGATCGCCCAACGTCGGGCCGACCCCGCCCTCGGCGTCGAGGAGATCGCCACCAGCGTGCTCGTCTCCCCGCGCAGCCTGCAGGCCGCCTTCGCCGAGGTCTCCACGACGGTCTCTGCCCAGATCCGGCAGCAGCGTGCCGCACTCGCCGCGCACCTGCTCACCTCCTCGCGCTACCAGGTGCTCAGCATCGACGAGATCGCTCGCGAGGCCGGCTTCGGCTCCACCCTCAGCATGCGCCGCGCGCTCCAGGATCTGTACGGTGCGACCCCCTCGCAGCTGCGCCGGGACGGCCGTGCCGGAGCGCCGCACTAG